In the Chitinophagales bacterium genome, one interval contains:
- a CDS encoding sigma-70 family RNA polymerase sigma factor → MNAHLPVNKQIKSLDDHELVARYRQTGNNVFVGELYERYTHLVYGVCMKYLEDREDSRDATVEIFVKLLDDLKKHEVENFRGWLYSVARNHCLMKFRKDKNRIENRPELQAELAVVMEWNENQHHNSDETGKQQILTMEEAIEQLPTEQKRCIELFYMQEKSYQQVMELTGFDFKQVKSYIQNGKRNLKNLINRQYEGG, encoded by the coding sequence ATGAATGCGCATTTGCCGGTTAACAAGCAGATAAAATCACTGGATGACCATGAACTTGTCGCACGGTACAGGCAGACAGGTAATAATGTCTTCGTTGGTGAATTGTATGAACGGTATACACACCTTGTTTATGGTGTATGCATGAAGTACCTGGAAGACCGCGAGGACAGCCGCGATGCAACCGTGGAGATCTTTGTTAAGTTACTCGATGACCTGAAAAAACATGAAGTTGAAAATTTCAGGGGCTGGCTCTATAGTGTTGCCAGGAATCATTGCCTGATGAAGTTCAGAAAGGATAAAAACAGGATAGAAAACCGGCCTGAACTGCAGGCTGAACTGGCTGTGGTTATGGAATGGAATGAAAACCAGCATCATAACAGTGATGAAACCGGGAAACAACAAATATTAACAATGGAGGAGGCTATCGAACAACTGCCAACGGAACAAAAACGCTGCATAGAGTTATTTTATATGCAGGAGAAGAGTTATCAGCAGGTGATGGAATTAACAGGATTCGATTTCAAACAGGTTAAAAGCTATATTCAGAATGGAAAGCGGAATTTGAAAAACCTGATAAACCGGCAATATGAAGGTGGATAG
- the xth gene encoding exodeoxyribonuclease III, translating to MAGKKMRILCWNINGIRAAWKKGLPDWFSREAPDILCLQETKAQVEQLDHEIVNFEDYRSYFNAAEKKGYSGVAIYTQHEPLRVQNGLQNKDFDNEGRVIEMEFPDFVLFNVYFPNGGRGPERVKYKLDFYDALFQRAEALRQQQKHIIICGDYNTAHKEIDLARPKENVNTSGFLPEERRWIDKIVDLGYVDTFREFNQQPDCYTYWDQITRARERNVGWRIDYFFVNREARKFVTAARIHADVTGSDHCPIELELSF from the coding sequence ATGGCGGGTAAAAAAATGAGGATTCTTTGCTGGAATATTAATGGCATCAGGGCGGCCTGGAAAAAAGGCCTGCCGGATTGGTTCTCCAGGGAAGCACCTGATATCCTGTGTTTGCAGGAAACAAAAGCACAAGTCGAACAGCTGGATCATGAAATAGTGAATTTCGAAGACTACCGGAGTTATTTTAATGCTGCTGAGAAGAAAGGATATTCCGGTGTTGCCATTTATACACAGCATGAACCGCTGAGAGTGCAAAACGGCTTACAAAACAAAGATTTTGACAATGAAGGGCGTGTAATTGAAATGGAGTTTCCGGACTTCGTATTGTTCAACGTATACTTTCCGAATGGCGGAAGAGGCCCGGAGCGTGTAAAGTATAAGCTTGATTTCTATGATGCGCTTTTTCAGAGAGCGGAAGCACTTAGGCAGCAGCAGAAGCATATTATTATCTGTGGCGATTACAATACTGCCCATAAGGAAATTGATCTCGCCCGTCCTAAAGAAAATGTAAACACCAGTGGCTTTCTGCCTGAAGAGCGGCGCTGGATAGATAAGATTGTTGACCTCGGATATGTCGACACATTCAGGGAATTCAATCAGCAACCTGATTGCTATACGTATTGGGATCAGATCACCCGTGCAAGGGAAAGAAATGTTGGATGGCGTATCGATTATTTTTTCGTCAACCGGGAAGCAAGGAAGTTTGTGACGGCCGCCCGCATTCATGCCGATGTTACGGGCAGTGACCATTGTCCGATTGAGCTTGAACTGTCATTTTAG
- a CDS encoding tRNA-binding protein: protein MISRNDFEKVEMRVGTVMEVRDFPAARNPSYQLWIDFGEYGIRKSSAQLTKLYSKEDLLNKQVVAVMNLPVKQIGSFFSECLILGTIGQDNTITILQPEQKTVNGLRIG from the coding sequence ATGATCAGCCGGAATGATTTCGAAAAAGTAGAGATGAGGGTAGGCACCGTGATGGAGGTGCGTGACTTTCCTGCAGCAAGAAATCCCTCATATCAGCTATGGATTGATTTTGGTGAATACGGAATCCGAAAATCTTCTGCACAACTCACCAAACTTTATTCGAAGGAAGATTTATTAAATAAGCAGGTAGTTGCCGTGATGAATTTGCCAGTTAAGCAGATCGGTAGTTTTTTCTCCGAATGCCTTATTCTTGGCACTATTGGGCAAGACAATACAATAACCATATTGCAACCGGAACAAAAAACTGTCAATGGATTACGAATCGGCTGA
- a CDS encoding PA0069 family radical SAM protein, with amino-acid sequence MKRTTLQSSERGVPEYLKGRGAQLKPANKYLRLEYVTDHVEALDEPLFSNPETKVFEEFPKKILNKVESPDLGMAFSMNPYQGCEHGCIYCYARNTHTYWGFNAGLDFESRIIVKPTAPDLLDKELRHKRHIAQPIMLSGNTDCYQPLERKLGITRRMLEVLLLHKHPVGIITKNSLILRDLDILSKMAALQLVSVTLSITTLKEDLRQLMEPRTATARRRLETIRALSANGIPVNVNVAPIIPAVNSDEIPVILEAAATAGALSAHYTMVRLNGDVAIVFTDWVHKNFPDRAEKILNQIRSLHGGRLNDSRFGTRMRGEGEIAESIRQLFTVARKKYFEGRVFPELDYSLFNNNPCKSQLSLF; translated from the coding sequence ATGAAAAGGACGACATTACAATCATCCGAGAGAGGAGTGCCGGAATATCTTAAAGGACGCGGCGCTCAGCTCAAACCTGCAAATAAATATCTGAGGCTGGAATATGTAACGGATCATGTAGAAGCATTGGATGAACCATTGTTTTCAAATCCGGAGACTAAAGTATTTGAAGAGTTCCCGAAAAAAATACTGAACAAGGTGGAAAGCCCTGATCTGGGAATGGCTTTTTCCATGAATCCATATCAGGGTTGTGAGCATGGATGCATATATTGCTATGCCAGGAATACGCATACTTACTGGGGTTTTAATGCAGGACTTGATTTTGAAAGCAGGATCATTGTAAAGCCAACAGCGCCCGATCTATTAGACAAGGAACTTCGTCATAAAAGGCATATTGCGCAACCAATCATGTTATCCGGCAATACCGATTGCTATCAGCCTTTGGAACGGAAGCTTGGAATTACCCGTCGCATGCTGGAAGTTTTGTTACTGCATAAACACCCTGTGGGAATTATTACCAAGAACTCATTGATACTTCGTGATCTTGATATTCTATCAAAAATGGCGGCCTTGCAACTGGTGTCAGTAACACTGAGTATCACAACGCTGAAAGAAGATTTGCGGCAATTAATGGAGCCAAGAACGGCAACAGCCAGGCGGCGGCTGGAAACAATCAGGGCGTTATCGGCGAATGGTATTCCTGTAAATGTAAATGTTGCGCCCATCATACCTGCTGTTAACAGCGATGAAATTCCTGTCATTCTGGAAGCCGCCGCAACAGCAGGGGCACTCTCGGCGCACTATACAATGGTGAGGTTGAATGGCGATGTGGCTATTGTTTTCACCGACTGGGTACATAAAAATTTTCCTGACAGGGCTGAGAAAATCCTGAATCAGATACGGTCACTTCATGGCGGCAGATTAAATGACAGCCGGTTTGGCACACGGATGAGGGGAGAAGGCGAGATTGCAGAGTCGATCAGGCAACTGTTCACAGTAGCCAGGAAGAAGTACTTTGAAGGCCGTGTTTTTCCGGAATTGGATTATTCATTATTCAACAACAACCCCTGCAAGTCGCAACTGTCGCTGTTTTAA
- a CDS encoding T9SS type A sorting domain-containing protein codes for MNLIYRLTSSAVVLVLLPLFSFSQYGVPDAGFGINGVALADVSGFTDDITSVIVQQDGQIVMSGSAQYTDPDGGTSVLIPIVCRFSATGEADTAFNAIMLTELTAPTFANSYFTDVLQDASGKLLFFGSRKSDFFIVRVLQDGTIDDNFADNGKSVIDLNGTYDLAHGFIQQSDEKLVAVGQTLVGNLLKPVILRFLSDGTLDPSFGTSSGYTVIPNIANFGNFIDVIQQPADGKYVAAGYYMDPVTDLNWFYLARFNNDGIIDSTFDNDGIVTMDFGPGTNQFLTKIALQEDGKILATGKVYTLSSSACVARFKADGSLDDGFQGGGKQMLNWGVTSSSATSVMLQTDGKIVLSGYASNLTSDESFVMMRMLDNGAPDNTFGTNGITENNFGFNAAIATCSAIQPDGKLLAAGYNGEDAMVARYSGLFIGINSPATTGFSCNVFPNPVTDAAFLTFNMNTAATVEVSLCDATGKKLATLFGDHLAKGKQQLNLPVPSGISGGFYFCRVQAGAEQAVIPLQILR; via the coding sequence ATGAATCTTATTTACAGGTTAACAAGTTCTGCTGTAGTGCTTGTTCTATTGCCTTTGTTTTCCTTTAGCCAGTATGGTGTGCCGGATGCCGGATTTGGTATCAACGGTGTGGCTTTGGCGGATGTAAGTGGCTTTACTGATGACATCACCAGCGTCATCGTTCAGCAGGACGGGCAGATTGTGATGAGCGGTTCAGCCCAGTATACTGACCCAGATGGAGGCACTTCAGTGCTTATTCCGATCGTTTGCCGTTTCAGCGCTACCGGTGAAGCGGATACCGCTTTCAACGCCATCATGTTAACAGAGCTAACGGCGCCCACTTTTGCCAACTCTTATTTTACCGATGTCTTGCAGGATGCGAGCGGTAAACTGTTGTTCTTTGGCAGCAGAAAATCAGATTTCTTTATCGTGCGGGTATTGCAGGATGGCACTATTGATGACAACTTCGCCGATAACGGTAAGTCTGTTATTGACCTGAACGGCACCTATGACCTTGCGCATGGATTCATACAGCAATCTGATGAAAAGCTGGTTGCTGTTGGACAAACCCTGGTTGGTAATCTGCTGAAACCGGTAATACTCCGCTTCCTGTCTGATGGAACCCTCGATCCGTCTTTTGGCACGTCTTCCGGTTATACGGTTATTCCAAACATTGCCAACTTCGGTAATTTCATTGATGTGATTCAACAACCGGCTGATGGTAAATATGTGGCAGCTGGCTACTATATGGATCCTGTAACGGATCTCAACTGGTTCTACCTTGCGAGGTTTAATAACGACGGCATAATCGACAGCACTTTCGATAACGATGGTATCGTTACGATGGATTTTGGTCCGGGCACCAATCAGTTTCTTACAAAAATTGCTTTGCAGGAGGATGGTAAAATTCTGGCTACAGGTAAAGTGTATACGCTGTCATCAAGTGCCTGCGTCGCCCGTTTTAAAGCTGATGGTTCATTGGACGATGGTTTCCAGGGCGGAGGTAAACAAATGTTGAACTGGGGTGTAACCTCAAGCAGCGCAACATCTGTCATGTTGCAGACCGACGGAAAAATTGTGCTCTCCGGATATGCCTCTAATCTTACTTCAGATGAGTCCTTTGTGATGATGCGCATGCTTGACAATGGCGCACCCGACAATACTTTTGGTACGAATGGCATCACCGAAAATAATTTTGGATTCAATGCTGCCATCGCCACCTGTTCGGCTATTCAGCCTGACGGTAAATTGCTTGCAGCCGGCTATAATGGAGAGGACGCTATGGTAGCAAGATACTCAGGGTTATTCATCGGTATCAATTCACCCGCAACGACGGGTTTTTCATGCAATGTATTTCCGAATCCGGTTACGGATGCAGCTTTCCTGACCTTCAACATGAATACAGCTGCAACGGTTGAGGTTTCACTTTGTGATGCTACGGGAAAAAAGCTTGCAACATTGTTCGGTGATCATCTAGCAAAGGGAAAGCAGCAGCTCAATCTGCCTGTTCCATCAGGCATCAGCGGCGGTTTTTATTTTTGCCGTGTACAGGCCGGTGCGGAACAGGCAGTTATTCCGTTGCAGATTCTCCGGTAA
- a CDS encoding peptide chain release factor 3: MKQTEELARRRTFAIISHPDAGKTTLTEKFLLYGGAIQVAGAVKSNKIKRAATSDFMEIERQRGISVATSVMTFEYNQALINLLDTPGHKDFAEDTYRTLTAVDSVILVIDSVKGVETQTERLMEVCRMRKTPVIVFINKMDLEGRDPFDLLDELEKKLDIRVQPLSWPVNKGSEFKGVYNLYDRTLQLFQPEKQTIEKDRVEISNLQEGMLDEIIPRDAEQLREDAHLLSGVYPDFDTDAYLKADIAPVFFGSARNNFGVKELLDTFIRIAPRPQCRETDKRVVHPEEEVFTGFVFKIHANIDPKHRNRIAFVRIVSGKFERNKYIFHCRLRKELKFSSPATFLAAERNIIDEAYPGDVIGLYDTGNFKIGDSLSEGEVLQFRGIPSFSPEIFKELINRDPMKTKQLEKGIEQLTEEGVAQLFYQQHGSKKIVGVVGDLQFEVIQYRLKNEYGASCEFVPKDIHKACWITSPDKAKLAEFIRFKSQNVYNDKDNHLVFLAPSDWLLRVTKEANPDITFHTTSEFKTEGELNNVR; the protein is encoded by the coding sequence ATGAAACAAACAGAAGAACTCGCACGAAGAAGAACATTCGCCATTATCAGTCACCCTGATGCGGGAAAAACTACACTCACGGAAAAATTTTTGCTGTATGGTGGCGCCATACAGGTAGCCGGTGCCGTAAAATCGAATAAAATCAAGCGTGCTGCGACTTCCGATTTTATGGAAATAGAAAGACAGCGTGGTATCTCCGTGGCTACGTCTGTGATGACCTTTGAATATAACCAGGCACTGATTAACCTGCTCGATACGCCCGGGCACAAGGACTTTGCGGAAGATACCTACCGGACACTAACAGCAGTGGACAGCGTGATCCTGGTGATTGACTCGGTGAAAGGAGTGGAAACACAGACGGAACGGCTGATGGAAGTATGCCGGATGCGCAAGACGCCGGTGATTGTATTCATCAATAAAATGGATCTCGAAGGACGCGATCCTTTTGACCTGCTGGATGAACTGGAAAAAAAACTTGATATCAGGGTGCAGCCTTTAAGCTGGCCTGTAAATAAAGGATCCGAATTCAAGGGCGTATATAATTTATATGACCGTACACTTCAACTTTTTCAGCCGGAAAAGCAAACCATTGAAAAAGACAGGGTAGAGATCAGCAACCTGCAGGAAGGCATGCTGGATGAAATTATTCCGCGTGATGCCGAACAATTGCGGGAAGATGCGCACCTGCTGAGCGGTGTATATCCTGATTTTGATACAGATGCTTACCTGAAAGCGGACATCGCTCCTGTATTTTTCGGCAGTGCGCGCAATAACTTTGGTGTAAAGGAATTGCTGGATACTTTTATCAGGATCGCTCCCAGGCCACAATGCCGTGAAACGGATAAGCGGGTTGTGCATCCCGAGGAAGAGGTCTTTACGGGATTTGTATTTAAAATCCACGCCAATATTGATCCGAAACACCGTAACCGTATCGCCTTTGTAAGAATCGTATCCGGCAAATTTGAACGCAACAAATATATCTTTCACTGCCGTCTTAGGAAAGAGCTTAAGTTCAGCAGCCCGGCCACTTTCCTGGCTGCGGAAAGGAATATTATTGATGAAGCCTATCCTGGAGATGTTATTGGACTGTATGATACCGGCAATTTTAAGATTGGCGATTCCTTATCAGAAGGAGAAGTGCTGCAATTCAGAGGTATCCCCAGTTTCTCACCGGAAATATTCAAGGAACTCATCAACCGCGATCCGATGAAAACCAAGCAGCTGGAAAAAGGAATTGAACAGCTGACGGAAGAGGGTGTTGCCCAATTATTTTACCAGCAGCATGGCAGTAAAAAAATTGTTGGTGTTGTCGGCGACCTGCAGTTTGAAGTGATTCAGTATCGGTTGAAAAATGAATATGGCGCCTCCTGTGAGTTCGTACCGAAAGACATTCATAAGGCATGCTGGATTACTTCCCCTGATAAAGCGAAGCTGGCTGAATTTATCAGGTTTAAATCGCAAAACGTTTATAATGATAAGGACAACCACCTGGTTTTCCTGGCTCCCTCCGACTGGCTGCTTCGTGTAACCAAGGAAGCAAACCCTGACATTACCTTTCACACCACCAGCGAATTCAAAACCGAAGGTGAATTAAATAATGTGCGTTGA
- a CDS encoding TonB-dependent receptor, translating into MKNILWLALGMFLSISLHAQTPATGGGRQMNAGHFYGRILDAKTGKGIEFATVQLFQVKYDSVKKQQTQKLLTGALTAENGDFSLENLPVKAKFSMLITAIGYDSLTLPVAFDSKPAQQGNMQQMMSAFDKDLGNIKLKSLAITLSEVVVTGDEPLYKLELDKKVYNPDKDPSNAGGTAEDVLKKVPSVLVDLDGNVTLRNAAPQIFVDGRPTTLSIDQIPSDAIEKIEVITNPSAKYDASGGQSGIINIVMKKSRRIGYNGNLRAGIDKRGKINTGGDINIREGKVNVFANVNFMQRKSISYSNTERYNLYGDPLTNVFQRDTPVNNNQFFSGGTGIDYFLNNRNTITLSGNYTQGKFSSTDQLFLVTDTLHESGIISSNGIRNTGSERQFQNVGGSLLFKHLFPKEDNTLTADLNYNQSTSDNSSSYLTQYYDPQQMPVGSQGRQEQEGGGTNRYFTAQTDYDNVIKENVKIEAGARAALRHFTAENHVYVYNDSLDYLVEVPDINNYAYDDQVYAGYATFSSDYGKFQYQAGLRVESSFYSGTLTNEGESFRNNFPLSLFPSGFISYAITDERSLQLSYSRRIDRPTFFQLMPFIDYSDSLNLQQGNPDLLPQFTNTFELSFDQNFNKSNNLQATAYFKYTNNLITKYQDLSYDSVSMNQIIINTYQNANSSYLAGLEFTSSNSIKKWFNLTTNINLFQSFIDGSNIEQDLTNSQFSWFAKVNASFRLPLNFTIQLSGDYQSKTSVPQTGGGGGRGMGMGGGFFGTPPATLQGYVKPVYGVDLSVKKEFLKNKAAALTLSFTDIFRTKEYTTYYDTEYFTQTSTRVRDPQFIRLNFSYKFGKFDASLFKRKNTNNGGDILQDMNGG; encoded by the coding sequence ATGAAAAATATACTATGGCTTGCGCTGGGCATGTTTTTGTCAATTTCGCTGCATGCACAAACTCCGGCAACCGGTGGCGGCAGGCAAATGAATGCAGGCCATTTCTATGGAAGAATACTGGATGCGAAAACAGGCAAAGGCATTGAGTTTGCCACAGTGCAATTATTCCAGGTAAAGTATGATTCAGTAAAAAAACAACAAACGCAAAAGCTGCTCACCGGGGCGCTGACAGCCGAGAATGGCGATTTCAGCCTGGAAAACCTTCCCGTGAAAGCAAAATTTTCTATGCTTATCACTGCCATTGGCTATGATTCCTTGACGCTGCCAGTGGCATTTGACAGCAAGCCGGCACAGCAAGGAAATATGCAGCAGATGATGAGTGCATTTGATAAAGATCTTGGCAATATCAAGTTAAAATCGCTGGCAATTACTTTATCTGAGGTGGTGGTGACCGGTGATGAACCATTGTACAAGCTCGAGCTGGATAAAAAAGTATACAACCCTGATAAAGATCCTTCCAATGCCGGAGGTACTGCCGAAGATGTGCTGAAGAAGGTACCTTCCGTCCTGGTAGACCTTGATGGCAATGTAACCCTGCGCAATGCTGCACCGCAGATATTCGTGGACGGAAGGCCCACCACCCTGTCGATTGACCAGATTCCTTCCGATGCCATTGAAAAAATTGAAGTTATCACCAATCCATCTGCCAAGTATGACGCCTCAGGAGGGCAATCAGGGATAATAAATATTGTCATGAAAAAAAGCAGGCGCATTGGTTACAACGGCAACCTCCGTGCAGGCATTGATAAACGTGGGAAGATTAATACCGGTGGAGATATTAATATCAGGGAAGGCAAGGTGAATGTTTTTGCCAATGTCAATTTCATGCAGCGAAAATCTATCAGTTACAGCAATACAGAACGCTATAACCTTTATGGCGATCCGCTGACCAATGTATTTCAGCGCGATACGCCTGTCAACAATAACCAGTTTTTTTCCGGCGGCACCGGCATTGACTATTTCCTGAACAACAGGAACACTATCACCCTGAGCGGCAATTATACACAAGGAAAATTTTCATCCACCGACCAACTTTTTCTTGTTACAGATACCCTTCATGAGTCGGGTATTATTAGCAGCAACGGAATACGCAATACCGGCAGCGAACGCCAGTTTCAAAATGTGGGCGGATCACTGCTCTTCAAACATCTTTTTCCTAAAGAAGACAATACGCTTACGGCAGATTTAAATTACAACCAAAGTACAAGTGATAACAGTTCCTCCTATCTCACGCAATACTATGATCCGCAACAGATGCCGGTCGGCTCACAAGGAAGACAGGAGCAGGAAGGAGGCGGGACCAACCGTTATTTTACTGCACAGACAGATTATGATAATGTGATTAAAGAAAATGTTAAGATTGAAGCGGGCGCGAGGGCCGCTCTTCGTCATTTTACGGCGGAGAACCACGTGTATGTCTACAATGATTCGCTGGACTACCTGGTAGAAGTCCCCGACATCAACAATTATGCATATGATGACCAGGTATATGCAGGCTATGCGACTTTCAGCAGTGATTATGGAAAATTTCAATATCAGGCAGGATTGCGCGTGGAAAGCTCTTTTTACTCCGGTACGCTTACCAATGAAGGAGAGTCATTCAGAAACAATTTTCCACTTAGTCTTTTTCCGAGCGGCTTTATCAGCTATGCAATCACTGACGAACGTTCGCTACAATTGAGTTATTCACGGCGGATTGACCGTCCTACTTTTTTTCAACTGATGCCCTTTATCGACTATTCCGATTCATTAAACCTGCAGCAGGGCAATCCTGACCTGCTGCCGCAATTCACCAATACCTTTGAACTCAGTTTCGACCAGAATTTTAATAAATCCAACAACCTGCAGGCAACGGCATACTTCAAATACACGAACAACCTGATCACTAAATACCAGGACTTGTCCTATGACAGTGTCTCCATGAATCAGATCATCATCAACACTTATCAGAATGCGAACTCCAGCTACCTTGCAGGCCTTGAGTTTACCTCCAGCAACTCCATTAAGAAGTGGTTCAATCTTACTACCAATATCAACCTGTTTCAATCTTTCATTGACGGCAGCAACATCGAACAAGATCTGACAAACAGCCAGTTCTCCTGGTTTGCCAAGGTGAATGCCAGCTTCAGGTTGCCGCTCAATTTTACGATTCAACTCAGCGGTGATTATCAGTCGAAGACCTCCGTGCCGCAAACTGGAGGAGGCGGAGGCAGAGGTATGGGCATGGGAGGTGGCTTTTTTGGTACCCCTCCTGCCACATTGCAAGGTTATGTGAAACCCGTTTATGGTGTTGACCTCTCTGTAAAGAAGGAATTTCTGAAAAACAAAGCTGCTGCGCTGACGCTCAGCTTTACCGATATCTTTCGTACGAAAGAATACACTACTTACTATGATACCGAGTATTTCACACAAACTTCTACCAGGGTACGCGACCCGCAATTTATCAGGCTGAACTTCAGCTATAAGTTTGGAAAGTTCGACGCATCACTCTTCAAGCGAAAAAACACCAACAACGGAGGAGACATTTTACAGGATATGAATGGTGGATGA